GGGATAACCGGCAGATTGGGCCAGCAGTATCTTCTGCTTCGGCCGCAGCTTCATGATTTTTGCCAGCGCCGGCCGGTCAATCATGGCCCGCACGCCGGACACCAGCCCTTCCGAGGCACAGTACAGGTAGACGTTCTGCGAAATGAAACCGACGTCGGCGGCGGACCAGAACTCCTTTTCCGTTTCCGGCACCCTGCCGGGCTTGTCCAGATCCGCAACATAGATCAGGTTCACGGGCGCGTCCTTCGCGTATGCCTGAACGCCCGTGGCAGCTCTGACGTCCTCTGCCAGTATGGGCTGCAAAGCGTCGGCCTTGGCATCGTAAAGGAACAGGCCCTCGGATAGCGCAACATAAATATCGATTTCCTGCCAGTTTACAGCGGACGGCGCGGTCCGCTGCCCGGTGGGCCGGTTGATCCCGAACGCCGCCCAGAGCAGGTTGGAGAGGATCTGCGGCGGCAGCTTTTCGGTGCTGAATTCCCGGCTGGTCTTCCGGTTCTTGAGTGCCTGCATCAATGGCCGGCCGCCGTCGGTCTGCGGCTTCGGCAGCTGGATCGGTTTCAGATCCTGCGCCGACACCAGACAAAGGCCCAGCGCAAGCACAGCCAGGATCACACGCGGCACACCAAGAAGTACTCGTTTCATACTCTTGCCTCCGAGTGAGTTTTTGCCGAAGAATCCGTCTGACCCGGATCATTCATAAATGTGCGACCAAAATGCAGTCTTGGACGCGGAAGAACGCGGACCGCAGCCGACGGTTCGATATTGGTCGGCGTGCAAAAGCTCCTGCCTGCGTTTATCCGCGTCCAATCTTGTCGCCTTTCACGGGTGTGCGGTTCGGCTTCGTGAATAATTCAGGCTAACCCTGGGTCAGGATCCCTTTGAGAGTGTCGGCGTAGGCGCGACTGTCCGCGTCTCCGGTGACGATCTCGATCTGATCGGGCTTCGCGACGCCCAAGCCCAGCTCGACCGCGCGTTGAATCTGCTCCTGCTCGAAAATCTTCGTCGACATGATCGCGTCATTCGAACCCAGCTGCTTGAGGACCGCCAGGCCGACAGCATCGACAGCGATGCGGTCCGTTCCTGCGATCATAACTCCGGCCCTGACCAGCGTGCCTTGGGATGGGCCGCCGTCGACGAATGCGTCGATCCCATCCAGGACGATGAGCTGCGGCGTGAAGGCCTGGTGGATCTCGGCGATCATGCGCCGCATGTGGGTCTGGCGGGCTCGATGGAGTTCGCCCATCAGGCTCTTGTTGGTGGTACCCACGGCGAGCTTTATCGACAGGCTGTGAATGCCACCGGCGCCGTGGGTTTTCAGGCAGCAGGTCCAGAGGAGGTATTCGGCCTCCGTAATCGGCCGGGCGACGTCGAAACCGTTCTGCCAATGATTGCCCGGCGGATTGAGATGAACCCAACCGTCCGGTGGGAGGTCTTCGAAATTGATCACATCAAAGCCGAGTTCCTCTGCCAGCGCCGGAATCCCCTTGGCTTCGATCACCGACTTGGTCGCCGGAGGGCCACTCCGCTCGCCGATGGTGATCTTCGCGGCGCCGCGCGCTTTCATTTCCATGACGAGCTGGCGCAACGTGTCGTTATGCGTCGAGCCGGGTGCGGGATGGGCTGTGTTGAAATTGGGCTTGATCAGAACCTTCTTCCCTTTGGGTGAAGGAAATGAGAGCAATTTCATGGCAGCCGGAACACCCTTGGTCCTATCCTGGGTCTTCACCAGGGCGACCTTGGCGGTCGCCTGGGCTTGTGCCGGGTGCAGGGTTTCCCGACCTATCAATGAAAACGCCGCGGCTCCGGCGGCGGATTGTTTCAGGAATTCGCGACGTTTCATGGCTGCTCTCCTTTGAGGGTTGCGGCGCCATTCTAACACGGGACTTCAATAAAACGTCAACGCAGTGTCCGCGGAGGCTGCAAAGATCGGATCCTGTTTTTATTGATCTCTGGACTCATGGATGAGGTCAGCGGCTGTGGGCTCATCCCATGAACGGGAGAGTCTGTCGTTGATCTGCTGCTCCAGGTGAAAACGCAGTTCCTTATCAAGCTGCCGCTCGGCTACCCGTCTGCGAACGAAGAAGGAAAGCCACCGCATGGCAAGGCTCCTATTCAACAGTCTGAAGAATCAGAGCAATTGCGTCCGAGAGACGCTCCCAGTTCAAGGTCCCTTGATGGAAGAGAAGGGCTATCTCAAACATGAGCAGGATGGGCCGCGCTACGTGTACCTGCCGAAACAGACGCGCGCGCGGGCGGGGCGGTCGGCGCTCAAACGGCTGCTGAAAACATTCTTCGACGGCTCGGCCGAGCGGGCGGTTGCCGCATTGCTCGAGGTGTCGCGATCGGAACTGGGCCAGGATGAACTCGATCGCCTCTCGCGCCTCATCGCGCAGGCCAGGAAGGAAGGACGATGATGACTTCGCTGCTTGATTGGTTCGCAAACGGGCAGGCGGCTGGCGCCTGGCTGGAGATGCTCTGCGACGTTTCGCTCAAGGCTGCGATAATCCTGCTCGCAGCTTGAGAGCCGCGTGCGCGCCATTCTGCATCCGAACCTCAACCGGCAGAGATTGAGCCGCGCGGCCATCGTGGTGGCGATCTTGATCGTGGCCGGCGCGGTTGCGCCGTTGTCCGCGTTGAGCGGCAAAATCCCTGCGGCAGTACGCACGCCGCAAACCGCGGAAGCCTTAACGGAAGTAGCCGAGATGGCTAAGGCCTCCGAAGCTGAAAATCTCCGGCAAGAGGCAGGATGGACGTTAAAGAGGCCGGCGCCGCTGGTCACATCGCAGGACGGCGCGCGGCCGAAGCGCGAAGCGGCACCGCAGGATGCCAGCGAAATGCAGGCGCGCCTCGGACAGTTGCGGGTGGCATTGAGGGCGCACTCGGCCGCCATAGCTCGGTACAGTACCGGATTGATTCGGGGAGCGCAACTCGCCGAGATCAGCAGGGTGTTGGCCGAACAGATCGCCGCGATCCAGAAAGTGACCGATACGCGGATTCCGAAGGCTTATGCTGAATTGACGTCGCAGAAGGCGGAGTTGGAAGAGAAGCTGAAGCCGCTGAACGAGTCGGATTCCAACTCCTGGGCAATGATGCGGCAGAGGGTGGAGATTGAACGGCTGATTGGCGCCTACGGTCAACTGCTTTGGCGCAAAGCCACGCTGGAGATGGAAATCAATAGCCTCTTGAGACGTTACCAAAGCAATCACCCGGATGTCGGGCGCAAGCAGGCGGAATTGGAATCGGTCATCCGTGAGCTTGAAACGATTCTGAAGTAAGCGTGCGACCAGTCACCGCGATTGCGTCGACAGGCAGTTATATCCGCAATGCTCAGTCTCCATTCGCAAATCGGGTTTCAGCTCGGCTCCGATCCCACGAATCGCATCTTGTTCGCACCACGGGTATCCCCGGAGCCGCACCTGGACGACGTGGCGTGGGTAGTGCGCTCAGACGGGGTGGCGGTCGTTCTGTTCTCGTGCGGCAGAAGGTGATTCCGCGGCGGCATGCTTGCCCGCGATGAGACCCTGGACGGCGCATCTGGCCAGACCGTGCTGGCTGAATCCGCCGGCTGACTCGCCCCCGCAGTAAAGGCCCGGTATGACTGCGCCGTTAAGATCCTGTACCTGACACCGTGCGTTGATGCGCAGGCCGGCGCGCGTATCGTGGACCACAGGCGTGGCCCAGGCTGCATAAAACGGGGCCTCCTGGATCTTGTACCTGGGGGCGGGCTTGCCGAAGTCGGCATCCTTCGCGGCATCCACAAAGGAGTTGTACCTGTTCACCGTGTCCTGCAGGGCAGTGCCGGGCATGGGTTTTTTCTGATATCTGTTGACGATCCTGGCCGCCAGCTCCGCTACGGTGCCGGCACTGAAAAAGTACCCCGCATTGATATCCACATTGGGAGGCGTCGGATCCCATTTCTCGCGTTTCACTGCATCTGCGTCGAAAATGGCCCAGATCGGCCCGCCCCCGTTTACGGCATCCCCTGTTCCCGCCAGGGCCGCGTTGAGGTAATTGGGCGGGTTGTATTTGATGTTGACCGCATTGAGGTAACTTCCGGGGATATACGGATCCATGGACCTGTAATTGTTCGCTGTGAACTGGCCTGCCGCTTCGTCATAGAATCTCTTGCCCGCCTGGTTTACGCAGATCACGTCCTGCCAATCCGCCACCCTGAGGCCTGAAGCGCGTGCGAGCTTGAATATGGGGCTCCCGGGCCGCCACTGCAGATTGCGATACCCATACTGACACCCGATCTGTCCCGGCTTGGTGAGAACCGAGCCAAATTCTCCAGTCTGGTTGTAGGCACCCCAGAGCGAGGCCCCGATGGCCATGGCGGCAATCTCTCCGCTGGCGTCCTGGAAGGAGAAGGGTTCACCCGCCACGCCATTGTATTCCTCCGTCAGGCGCGGATCGAAGATTCTGCGGAAGTTCACATTGCCGGTGGAGCCTCCGGTGGCGAGGATGACAGCCCTTTTCGCACGGATGTTCATCCTGGCGCTTTTGGTCTCTACCGCGATTCCAAGAATCCTTCCCGAGCCGGAGGTCTCCCGGAAAATGCCCGTCATTCTGTGCTGAAGGAGGATCTGTACGCCCGCCTTTTTCGCTGCGGCTTCCAGCGGCCGGATGAGACCAACGCCTGAGGAGGTAACGGCTTGAACCATGGGATCGACCGGTTTGCCCGTCTGAACCTGTTCCCAGGCCATCGCGGCGGCATGCATCTCTCTGGGTGCGGAGTTCCCGACCGAGGTGCCGCCTTGCGTGTCCGGGGCCCGGTCAACAAATATGACCCCATGGGCGACCAGCCAATCGTAGGCGGGAGCGCTCATGTCGGCGAAAGCACGGACAATCTCCTTGTCGTTGTACCTGTAGTCAGGGAACCCATTGGCCTGCACGATGGACCAGTCGGTCAGGTCCGAAAAGAGAAGGTCCGGCGAATCCGTTATGCCGGCCTTCTTCTGGGCACTCGTCCCGCCGCCCAACGCTATGTTCCCTCCGCTGATGACGGCGTGGCCGCCGACATCGTAGTTTGCTTCGACCAGGATCACGGACGCTCCCCCTTCGATGGCTTGAATCGCGGCAGGGAGCCCCATGCATCCCGCCCCTACGACGACGACATCGGCTTCCTTGTCCCACTTGGCTGGTACCCTCTGCGCAAATCCGGAAGTCTGGGAAATCAAAGTACCGGCAGCAACCGCCGCACCGGAACGCGCCGTATCCTTAAAAAACTCTCGACGGGTCAAGCCTTTCTTTTTTGACATTCTCTATCCTCCGCATCTCTGTAAAGGTTCTACTCACAACGGAGGGCCGCGATAGGATCCACCCTGGTCGCGCGCCACGCCGGGACACAAGAGGCCACAAGCGCCACCGTGCCCAAGCCCAGCGTGGCGAGTGCGAATGCGACGGCGTCCCGTGGCGTCACGCCAAAGAGCATGGTGGTGATAACCCGGGTCAGCGCCAGAGCTCCGGCGAGCCCGAGCGCCATGCCGGCTGCCGTGAGCACCAGCCCCTGGCGCCCCACCAGCCGGAACACATCTCCGCGTTGTGCCCCCAGCGCCATGCGGATGCCGATCTCCTGTGTCCGCTGGGTAACGGCGTAGGCCATCACGCCGTAGATTCCCACCGCCGCCAGTGCCAGCGAGACCGCCCCGAAGAAACTCAGCAATAACATGAGGAACCACCGCGGTGCGACCGAATCCTGCATCAGCTGTTCCATGGTGCGCACGTCCTCGACCGGCTGGTCTTTGTCCAAGGCATGTACCTGGGCCCGCAAAGTAGCCGCCGCGCTCTGCGCATCGTCGCGGGTGCGCACCGCCACGAACATCGTTATGGCGCCGGGCCTCTGATAGTACGGCACATATACTTCCAACCCGATCTTCTGGTCGAGGCCCTGGTGCAGCGCTGCGCCGACCACGCCCACAACCAGACGCGCGGGACGCCCTCCGGCGTTGCTGAAGTTCATGCGCTTGCCGATGGGATTTTCATTCGGCCAGCAGCGCCGCGCCATCATCTCGTTGATGATCACGACGCCGGGTGCGCCGCCGAGACCCTGCTCGCTCATCCATGCACCGTCGGGAGCCCTGTCATGCTCGTCGAAAAGGCGGCCCTTGAGCAACGGAATCCCCATGGTGCGGAAGTAGTCCGGCGTCACCAGACGATAGCTCGTCATAGCTCTGGCTTTTTCGGTTGAAAAACCGAGGTTCTGGGCCGCCTTGCCGAAAGGAATGGTGTCGGCAGCCGCCGCGCCCAGAACACCGGGGAGCGCCTCAACCCGCTGCAGCAGTTCCTGGAAGAAAGCCGCCTGCCTTCCGGGATCCCCGTATTTATGTCGCGGCTGCGAGATGCGCATCGTCAGCAGCCTCTCCGGAGCGAAGCCGGGCTGAACCGCCCACAAGCGCGCAAAGGTGTGGATCATCAAACCGGCGCCGACGAGCAGGATAAATGCCAGTGCGACTTCTCCTGCGACCAGCACGCCCCGCAGCGTCTGTCGTCCCGTGCCCGCGCTGCGCGGGCCGGCGCCCTCCTTCAGCTGAGCGTTCAGGTCAATCCTGGATGCCGGCAAGGCCGGAATCAAACCGAACAGGATTGCGGATAGAAATGAAAGCAAGCCGGTAAAAGTAAGAACGCGCCAGTCAATGCCCACCTCCTCTCGGCGCGGAATGTCGACAGGCACCATGGAACGGAAAAGATCGATCCCCCAGTAGGCGATCAACAAGCCGGCGATTGCTCCCAGAATCCAGAGCAGCGTGCTTTCAGCGAGCAGTTGACGAACGATGCGAAGTCTGCCCGCCCCCAATGCCACCCGCAACGCGAGTTCTCTGCGACGAGTTGCGAACCGCATCAGCATCAGGTTGGCAACGTTGGCGCAC
This genomic interval from Terriglobia bacterium contains the following:
- a CDS encoding nitroreductase family protein, with translation MKRVLLGVPRVILAVLALGLCLVSAQDLKPIQLPKPQTDGGRPLMQALKNRKTSREFSTEKLPPQILSNLLWAAFGINRPTGQRTAPSAVNWQEIDIYVALSEGLFLYDAKADALQPILAEDVRAATGVQAYAKDAPVNLIYVADLDKPGRVPETEKEFWSAADVGFISQNVYLYCASEGLVSGVRAMIDRPALAKIMKLRPKQKILLAQSAGYPKK
- a CDS encoding DUF362 domain-containing protein codes for the protein MKRREFLKQSAAGAAAFSLIGRETLHPAQAQATAKVALVKTQDRTKGVPAAMKLLSFPSPKGKKVLIKPNFNTAHPAPGSTHNDTLRQLVMEMKARGAAKITIGERSGPPATKSVIEAKGIPALAEELGFDVINFEDLPPDGWVHLNPPGNHWQNGFDVARPITEAEYLLWTCCLKTHGAGGIHSLSIKLAVGTTNKSLMGELHRARQTHMRRMIAEIHQAFTPQLIVLDGIDAFVDGGPSQGTLVRAGVMIAGTDRIAVDAVGLAVLKQLGSNDAIMSTKIFEQEQIQRAVELGLGVAKPDQIEIVTGDADSRAYADTLKGILTQG
- a CDS encoding BlaI/MecI/CopY family transcriptional regulator; the protein is MARLLFNSLKNQSNCVRETLPVQGPLMEEKGYLKHEQDGPRYVYLPKQTRARAGRSALKRLLKTFFDGSAERAVAALLEVSRSELGQDELDRLSRLIAQARKEGR
- a CDS encoding FAD-dependent oxidoreductase: MSKKKGLTRREFFKDTARSGAAVAAGTLISQTSGFAQRVPAKWDKEADVVVVGAGCMGLPAAIQAIEGGASVILVEANYDVGGHAVISGGNIALGGGTSAQKKAGITDSPDLLFSDLTDWSIVQANGFPDYRYNDKEIVRAFADMSAPAYDWLVAHGVIFVDRAPDTQGGTSVGNSAPREMHAAAMAWEQVQTGKPVDPMVQAVTSSGVGLIRPLEAAAKKAGVQILLQHRMTGIFRETSGSGRILGIAVETKSARMNIRAKRAVILATGGSTGNVNFRRIFDPRLTEEYNGVAGEPFSFQDASGEIAAMAIGASLWGAYNQTGEFGSVLTKPGQIGCQYGYRNLQWRPGSPIFKLARASGLRVADWQDVICVNQAGKRFYDEAAGQFTANNYRSMDPYIPGSYLNAVNIKYNPPNYLNAALAGTGDAVNGGGPIWAIFDADAVKREKWDPTPPNVDINAGYFFSAGTVAELAARIVNRYQKKPMPGTALQDTVNRYNSFVDAAKDADFGKPAPRYKIQEAPFYAAWATPVVHDTRAGLRINARCQVQDLNGAVIPGLYCGGESAGGFSQHGLARCAVQGLIAGKHAAAESPSAAREQNDRHPV
- a CDS encoding ABC transporter permease; this encodes MSELWRRLLVLFRRDRFDREIEEEMQFHLEMQAEENQENGMPADDAGCAARRQFGNPTLLKETSREIWGWGWRERLGQDLIYAFRMMRKNPGVTTVAVVALTLGIGANAAIFSLVNAIYLRPLPYREPDRIVTVLAEESSWLLRMAGRAGRLTEQWSHNHIPGPAFLALKNEIRSFAETAAWEGFQRKYVLAGGDNPREVAGVRVSANLFPMLGVQPILGRGFLEEEDRVGGSRVILMGHSLWQDAFGGDPSMIGKALILNGESYTVVGVMPPGPRTPEADIWVPLALGTIPGEFGMGMWNFQAVARLAPGATRGGAQEEVNAFVGRMLKQYPDANQSRRLFLLPLRDFVVGDRARPVLVLLGAVSFVLLIACANVANLMLMRFATRRRELALRVALGAGRLRIVRQLLAESTLLWILGAIAGLLIAYWGIDLFRSMVPVDIPRREEVGIDWRVLTFTGLLSFLSAILFGLIPALPASRIDLNAQLKEGAGPRSAGTGRQTLRGVLVAGEVALAFILLVGAGLMIHTFARLWAVQPGFAPERLLTMRISQPRHKYGDPGRQAAFFQELLQRVEALPGVLGAAAADTIPFGKAAQNLGFSTEKARAMTSYRLVTPDYFRTMGIPLLKGRLFDEHDRAPDGAWMSEQGLGGAPGVVIINEMMARRCWPNENPIGKRMNFSNAGGRPARLVVGVVGAALHQGLDQKIGLEVYVPYYQRPGAITMFVAVRTRDDAQSAAATLRAQVHALDKDQPVEDVRTMEQLMQDSVAPRWFLMLLLSFFGAVSLALAAVGIYGVMAYAVTQRTQEIGIRMALGAQRGDVFRLVGRQGLVLTAAGMALGLAGALALTRVITTMLFGVTPRDAVAFALATLGLGTVALVASCVPAWRATRVDPIAALRCE